AAGGGCAATGGcgatggtggaggcggcgaggagggcgatgGGGTGGtgcggggcggaggaggagagggagacggCGTCGCGGAAGGCGCCGGGGGCGTGcccgcggtgcggcggcgcggtggtggccaCCGACGTGGAGAGCTCCCGGCGGATCCTGTGCCTCCCGCTCTGCCTCCGCAACAAGAAGAAGTtctcctgctcccgctgccgccgcgccctcgtcgccatcgtctcctcctccgccgccgcctagctaATTAAACCCCTGTAGCTAATTAGTTAGTTAATTGACCCACACTAGCTAGGTAGCTACATGATCGAGTTAGTAGCTTCTGCTCTGCTGTTGTTTCATTGATTAGCTAGTTAGCTTGGTTGTGCGTGACTAATCTGGTTATTACTAGCTGATTAATTGCTTACTACTTGTTCTGCTCATCTTTGTTTAGTTTGAGTAAGTTGAGCCAGCTGTTAGATCGAGTTTATAGCTAAGCTAGGTGGCAAAGCAGGGTAAGTTTTGCGTCCTTCAGAGTCTGAACTGGAATGTCGTTTTAATTTCCTCCTCCTGCACT
The Oryza glaberrima chromosome 8, OglaRS2, whole genome shotgun sequence DNA segment above includes these coding regions:
- the LOC127782669 gene encoding uncharacterized protein LOC127782669; this translates as MAMVEAARRAMGWCGAEEERETASRKAPGACPRCGGAVVATDVESSRRILCLPLCLRNKKKFSCSRCRRALVAIVSSSAAA